One Paenibacillus sp. FSL W8-0186 genomic window carries:
- the pflB gene encoding formate C-acetyltransferase has product MSVIEREVQEVQSAWRGFKKGKWMREVNVRDFIDHNIAPYHGDEAFLAGPTDNTVALWDIVSDLTKKEREAGGVLDVDVNTPSTIVSHAPGYLDKEKEQIVGVQGSAPFQRTIHPFGGINMVFNSCKAYGFDLPESIIEMFTTIRKTHNQGVFDAYTTEMRAARKAGIITGLPDAYGRGRIIGDYRRVALYGVDFLIKQKQNELKSLEVDVIDEDVIRLREELSEQIRALGELKQLGEMHGFDISRPATTAKEAFQWLYFAYLAAVKEQDGAAMSLGRVSSFLDAYIERDLAEGTITEVEAQELVDHFVMKLRIVKFLRTPEYNDLFSGDPTWVTESIGGMTVQGATRVTKNSFRFLHTLYNLGPAPEPNLTVLWSEQLPEAFKKYCAKVSIETSSIQYENDDLMRPIYGDDYGIACCVSAMEIGKQMQFFGARANLAKALLYAINGGKDEKSGAQVAPEFPAITSEYLDYDEVMKRFKPMMEWLAKLYVNTLNVIHYMHDKYCYERIEMALHDRDILRTMACGIAGLSVAADSLSAIKYAKVKPIRNENGIAVDFEIEGNFPCYGNNDDRVDQIAVELVESFMEMIRKHKTYRNAMPTQSVLTITSNVVYGKKTGTTPDGRKAGEPFAPGANPMHGRDKKGALASLSSVAKLPYEHSLDGISNTFSIVPKALGKEPEIRKNNLVAMMDGYFGSKAHHLNVNVFDREQLMDAMEHPENYPQLTIRVSGYAVNFIKLTREQQLDVINRTFHGSM; this is encoded by the coding sequence ATGTCGGTGATTGAAAGAGAAGTACAAGAAGTACAGTCCGCATGGAGAGGTTTTAAAAAAGGGAAATGGATGAGGGAAGTCAATGTTCGCGATTTTATCGACCATAACATTGCCCCTTATCACGGTGACGAAGCTTTCTTGGCAGGACCTACGGACAACACGGTGGCCCTGTGGGACATCGTATCCGATCTAACCAAGAAAGAGCGGGAAGCTGGAGGGGTACTCGATGTTGACGTGAACACGCCATCTACGATTGTTTCTCATGCTCCAGGCTACTTGGATAAGGAGAAGGAACAAATCGTCGGCGTGCAGGGCAGCGCTCCGTTTCAACGTACGATCCATCCATTCGGCGGCATTAACATGGTTTTCAATTCCTGCAAAGCTTATGGATTTGATTTGCCGGAAAGCATTATTGAAATGTTTACGACGATTCGCAAGACGCATAACCAAGGCGTTTTCGATGCATATACTACGGAGATGAGAGCTGCCCGCAAAGCTGGTATTATTACAGGTCTGCCTGATGCTTACGGACGCGGCCGGATCATTGGCGACTATCGCCGGGTGGCCCTTTATGGCGTAGACTTCCTGATCAAACAAAAACAAAATGAACTGAAAAGTCTTGAAGTTGATGTGATCGACGAGGATGTCATCCGGCTGCGTGAAGAGCTGTCTGAGCAAATCCGCGCACTTGGCGAATTGAAACAGCTGGGTGAAATGCACGGCTTTGATATTTCCAGACCTGCGACGACTGCAAAAGAAGCATTCCAATGGCTCTATTTCGCATATCTGGCTGCTGTTAAGGAGCAGGACGGCGCGGCGATGTCCCTTGGACGCGTATCATCCTTCCTCGATGCCTACATCGAGCGTGACCTGGCCGAAGGCACGATTACAGAAGTTGAAGCGCAAGAGCTGGTAGACCATTTCGTCATGAAGCTGCGTATTGTGAAATTCCTCCGTACGCCGGAATACAACGACCTGTTCAGCGGAGACCCTACTTGGGTAACCGAATCGATCGGCGGGATGACGGTACAAGGTGCTACCCGCGTAACCAAGAACAGCTTCCGTTTTCTGCACACGCTGTATAACCTGGGACCTGCGCCTGAGCCTAATCTGACAGTGCTCTGGTCTGAGCAATTGCCGGAGGCGTTTAAGAAATACTGCGCCAAAGTATCTATCGAGACGAGCTCGATTCAATATGAAAACGACGATTTGATGCGTCCGATCTATGGCGACGACTACGGTATCGCTTGCTGTGTATCCGCAATGGAAATCGGGAAACAAATGCAATTCTTCGGCGCTCGCGCGAATCTGGCCAAAGCGCTGCTGTATGCGATCAACGGCGGTAAGGACGAGAAATCCGGTGCTCAGGTTGCTCCTGAATTCCCGGCCATCACGTCCGAGTATCTCGATTACGATGAAGTGATGAAACGCTTCAAGCCGATGATGGAATGGCTTGCTAAATTGTATGTAAATACATTGAATGTCATTCACTATATGCACGATAAATACTGCTACGAGCGGATTGAAATGGCCCTGCATGACCGCGACATTCTCCGCACAATGGCTTGCGGCATCGCCGGCCTGTCCGTAGCGGCCGATTCGCTTAGTGCTATTAAATACGCGAAAGTCAAACCGATCCGCAACGAAAACGGCATCGCCGTAGATTTTGAAATTGAAGGAAACTTCCCTTGCTACGGCAACAACGACGACAGGGTTGACCAAATTGCCGTTGAACTCGTTGAGAGCTTCATGGAGATGATTCGCAAACACAAAACATATCGAAACGCAATGCCGACACAATCCGTTTTGACGATTACCTCCAACGTGGTATACGGTAAGAAGACGGGAACAACGCCAGATGGTCGTAAAGCAGGCGAACCGTTCGCGCCAGGGGCTAACCCGATGCACGGCCGCGATAAGAAGGGGGCGCTGGCATCCCTGAGCTCTGTCGCCAAGCTGCCTTACGAGCACAGCCTTGACGGTATTTCCAACACATTCTCGATCGTGCCAAAAGCGCTCGGCAAAGAACCGGAAATCCGCAAGAACAACCTGGTTGCCATGATGGACGGCTACTTTGGCAGCAAAGCCCATCACCTGAACGTCAACGTCTTTGACCGTGAACAATTGATGGATGCGATGGAGCACCCTGAGAATTATCCGCAGCTGACGATCCGCGTATCCGGTTATGCCGTTAACTTCATCAAGCTGACTCGCGAACAGCAGCTCGATGTCATCAACCGCACCTTCCATGGTTCGATGTAA
- the adhE gene encoding bifunctional acetaldehyde-CoA/alcohol dehydrogenase, giving the protein MAVKNNVTTKQQPTAEDYIQSLIDKAKKATEAFMELDQEQIDKIVQAMALAGLDKHMYLAKMAVEETGRGVYEDKIIKNMFATEYIHNSIKYDKTVGVIEDNPYDSFQKIAEPVGIIMGITPVTNPTSTTIFKAMIAIKTRNPIIFGFHPSAQRCSAEAAKILLEAAVKHGAPADCIQWIEDPSMDRTNALMNHPDVACILATGGSAMVKAAYSCGKPALGVGPGNVPCFIEKSADLDQAVNDLILSKTFDNGMICASEQAVIIEEPIFDQVKKKMIANGCYFVNKEEAAKLTAGAIIADKCAVNPTIVGQPATKIAELCGIEVPAGTKILVAEIEGVGPKFPLSAEKLSPVLACYKVKTAEQGIDRALEVVQFGGMGHSSVIHSNNEDIIQKFSDRMPTCRILVNQPSSQGGIGDIYNTNLPSLTLGCGSYGRNSTSSNVTAVNLINVKRVNRRTVNMQWFKVPSKIYFEKNSTQYLAKMPDISRVLIVTDPMMVKLGYVERVEHYLRQRQTPVAIEVFSDVEPDPSTTTVERGTELMAKFQPDCIIALGGGSPMDAAKGMWLFYEYPDTDFHNLKQKFMDIRKRIYKYPRLGQKAKFVAIPTTSGTGSEVTSFAVITDKINGNTKYPLADYELTPDVAIIDPEFVYSLPKVAVADTGMDVLTHAIEAYVSVMANDYTDGLAIKAIQLVFQYLEQSALTGDKLAREKMHNASTLAGMAFANAFLGINHSLAHKWGGQYHTAHGRTNAILMPHVIRYNAKKPTKFAAWPKYKHFVADERYAEIARILGLPARTTEEGVKSLINAIRELNKKLGIPASFQELGFDAKDFEARVDYLADRAFEDQCTTANPKLPLVSELAEVYRDAFYGRFEE; this is encoded by the coding sequence ATGGCCGTAAAGAACAATGTGACCACGAAGCAGCAGCCTACCGCAGAGGATTACATCCAATCCCTGATCGACAAAGCGAAAAAGGCGACCGAAGCGTTTATGGAATTGGATCAAGAGCAAATTGATAAGATCGTTCAGGCGATGGCGCTTGCCGGCCTCGACAAGCACATGTATTTAGCGAAGATGGCTGTAGAGGAAACTGGCCGCGGGGTATATGAAGACAAGATCATCAAGAATATGTTCGCGACAGAGTACATCCACAACAGCATCAAGTACGACAAGACAGTTGGCGTCATCGAGGATAACCCTTACGACAGCTTCCAGAAAATCGCCGAGCCCGTTGGCATTATTATGGGGATTACCCCAGTGACCAACCCGACATCCACGACGATTTTCAAAGCGATGATCGCGATCAAGACCCGCAACCCGATCATCTTCGGCTTCCATCCATCTGCACAGCGCTGCAGCGCAGAAGCCGCGAAAATTTTGCTGGAAGCTGCGGTCAAACATGGCGCGCCAGCAGACTGTATCCAATGGATCGAGGATCCGTCCATGGACCGTACGAATGCATTGATGAATCACCCTGACGTAGCCTGCATTCTGGCTACCGGCGGCTCCGCGATGGTTAAAGCGGCGTACAGCTGCGGCAAACCGGCGCTGGGCGTTGGTCCTGGCAACGTACCTTGCTTCATTGAGAAAAGCGCTGATCTGGATCAAGCGGTCAACGACCTTATTTTATCCAAGACCTTTGACAACGGCATGATCTGTGCTTCCGAGCAAGCGGTCATTATCGAAGAACCGATCTTCGACCAAGTGAAGAAAAAAATGATTGCGAACGGCTGCTATTTCGTTAACAAAGAGGAAGCTGCCAAATTAACGGCCGGCGCGATCATTGCGGATAAATGCGCAGTGAACCCGACGATTGTGGGTCAGCCTGCTACGAAGATCGCCGAACTGTGCGGCATTGAAGTGCCCGCAGGAACAAAAATCCTGGTAGCCGAGATCGAAGGCGTAGGTCCTAAATTCCCGCTGTCTGCCGAGAAATTGAGCCCCGTGCTCGCCTGCTACAAAGTGAAAACAGCCGAACAAGGCATCGATCGTGCGCTGGAAGTTGTGCAATTCGGAGGCATGGGGCACTCGTCGGTTATCCATTCGAACAATGAAGACATCATACAAAAATTTTCGGACCGCATGCCAACATGCCGGATCCTGGTTAACCAGCCGTCTTCGCAGGGCGGAATCGGGGACATCTATAATACGAACCTGCCGTCGCTTACGCTGGGCTGCGGATCTTACGGACGCAACTCGACTTCGTCGAACGTTACGGCTGTCAATTTGATCAACGTGAAAAGGGTGAATCGTCGTACCGTGAATATGCAGTGGTTCAAGGTTCCAAGCAAAATCTATTTCGAGAAAAATTCGACGCAATATCTGGCCAAAATGCCGGACATCAGCCGTGTGCTGATCGTAACCGACCCGATGATGGTCAAACTCGGATATGTAGAAAGAGTCGAGCATTATTTGCGTCAGCGCCAAACTCCAGTTGCCATCGAAGTGTTCTCGGATGTTGAGCCGGATCCATCGACAACGACGGTGGAACGGGGAACCGAGCTGATGGCTAAATTCCAGCCGGACTGCATCATCGCACTCGGCGGCGGTTCGCCGATGGACGCTGCAAAAGGAATGTGGCTGTTCTATGAATATCCGGATACGGACTTCCATAACCTGAAGCAAAAATTTATGGATATCCGCAAACGAATCTACAAATACCCGCGTCTCGGCCAAAAAGCCAAATTCGTAGCGATTCCTACAACTTCGGGTACAGGTTCGGAAGTGACTTCGTTCGCAGTTATTACGGATAAAATCAACGGCAATACGAAATATCCGCTTGCTGATTATGAGCTGACCCCAGACGTGGCTATCATTGATCCTGAATTCGTATACAGCTTGCCGAAAGTGGCTGTAGCCGACACGGGCATGGACGTTCTGACGCATGCGATTGAAGCTTACGTATCGGTCATGGCGAATGATTATACGGACGGTCTTGCTATCAAAGCCATCCAGCTCGTATTCCAGTACCTGGAGCAATCGGCGTTGACCGGCGACAAGCTGGCCCGCGAGAAAATGCATAATGCTTCGACGCTGGCAGGTATGGCCTTTGCCAATGCGTTCCTGGGCATCAACCACAGCCTGGCGCATAAATGGGGCGGTCAATACCATACTGCACATGGCCGTACCAACGCGATTCTGATGCCGCACGTGATTCGCTACAACGCGAAAAAGCCTACGAAATTCGCAGCATGGCCTAAATACAAACACTTTGTGGCTGACGAGCGCTATGCGGAAATCGCCCGCATCCTGGGACTGCCTGCCCGTACGACGGAAGAAGGCGTCAAGAGCCTCATCAACGCGATCCGCGAGCTGAACAAGAAGCTTGGCATTCCGGCGAGCTTCCAGGAGCTAGGCTTCGATGCGAAGGACTTCGAAGCGCGCGTGGATTACTTGGCTGACCGTGCTTTCGAGGACCAATGTACGACGGCGAATCCGAAGCTGCCTTTGGTCAGCGAGCTTGCGGAAGTATACCGCGACGCATTCTACGGACGCTTTGAAGAGTAA
- a CDS encoding Crp/Fnr family transcriptional regulator, with translation MTQFATATPPRGNTSCFTEQNFNRLLVTMKDKTYPEGTHLFWEGDFSDKLFFVKRGRIKLTKSTDEGKELILYMYGRGDMVGQADPFFSSKHSFTAEVIEDSEIGIIEQKDLEIMICQHCDFAIDFMKWMGIHHRLTQTKFRDLMMYGKPGALCSTLIRLSNTYGEKQGDNILINKKITHTDLSNMIGATRESVNRMLSDLRKKDALEYVNGMILIKDLVMLQDICHCELCPNEICRI, from the coding sequence ATGACTCAATTCGCAACGGCAACCCCGCCCCGTGGGAATACGAGCTGCTTTACGGAGCAGAACTTCAACCGGCTTCTCGTAACCATGAAAGACAAGACGTATCCGGAAGGAACTCATCTGTTCTGGGAAGGAGACTTCTCCGACAAGCTGTTCTTCGTTAAGCGAGGGCGCATTAAATTGACCAAATCCACGGACGAAGGCAAGGAGCTTATTCTATATATGTACGGGCGCGGAGACATGGTTGGCCAGGCCGATCCCTTCTTCAGCTCGAAGCACAGCTTTACCGCCGAAGTCATCGAGGACAGTGAAATCGGCATTATTGAACAAAAAGATCTCGAAATCATGATCTGCCAGCATTGCGACTTTGCCATTGACTTCATGAAATGGATGGGCATCCATCACCGTCTGACGCAGACCAAGTTCCGCGACTTGATGATGTACGGCAAGCCGGGAGCGCTTTGCTCCACCCTGATCCGTCTCAGCAATACCTATGGCGAGAAGCAAGGCGACAATATTCTGATCAACAAGAAAATTACGCATACGGATCTATCCAACATGATCGGCGCGACCCGCGAGAGCGTCAACCGGATGCTCAGCGACTTGCGCAAGAAGGATGCGCTGGAATATGTGAACGGCATGATCCTTATTAAAGACCTTGTCATGCTGCAGGACATTTGCCACTGTGAGCTATGCCCCAACGAAATATGCCGGATTTAA
- a CDS encoding response regulator — protein MDIKALLIDDEPLILNHLKNAIPWNEMQIELVGTARNGVKGLELVMEFEPDIILCDIRMPLMDGLEFLREIRRLGYETEVIMLTGYQEFEYARLALQHGVKDYILKPINYTELEAAIGKLADEVRSRRSEKRCAERQLQRMIGLANEKMMFDVLMGFAADVPRWGLEEEQGRELQYALFLVDLDDYAQRTVSWTEQERKLWNFAVRNVLQEAIPGQKPHYTVVQMRQGEWCVLLQFERSGNAASSPQMQEWAREIQRAVKDHIKLTVSLAWEQGLLEIGGLSQTYMKLQRGLMLQAGHEQLLPMTEDALARDAAAVSEWQLVEEITSGLKMYDKSKVEQGLGQLKANLPHISERSALGIEKFLQYSIIHLLREMRELDFMNSREEGKMWQHLQHSQNVKDLLNVISELESHIRELEINKKSSELLMISAGEYIQRNLSTDIGVDDIANHLNISSSYFSHLFKNHYGETFVEHLRKQRMELAKTMLRLTSRSVTEIGALVGYSDRRYFSKVFQRYTGVTPTEYREQEEARGSGNVPENAGADSNKQQI, from the coding sequence GTGGATATCAAGGCGCTGCTCATTGATGACGAGCCTCTTATACTCAATCATTTGAAGAATGCAATTCCCTGGAACGAAATGCAGATCGAGCTTGTCGGGACGGCTCGCAACGGCGTCAAGGGGCTGGAGCTGGTCATGGAATTCGAGCCGGACATCATTCTGTGCGACATCCGGATGCCGCTGATGGACGGCCTGGAATTTCTCCGGGAGATCCGCAGGCTGGGCTATGAGACTGAGGTTATTATGCTGACCGGGTATCAGGAGTTCGAATATGCCCGGCTTGCGCTGCAGCACGGAGTGAAGGACTATATTCTGAAGCCGATCAATTATACAGAACTGGAAGCGGCGATTGGCAAGCTTGCGGATGAAGTCCGCTCCCGCCGGTCGGAGAAGCGCTGTGCGGAGCGGCAGCTGCAAAGGATGATCGGACTCGCGAATGAGAAAATGATGTTCGACGTGCTGATGGGCTTTGCGGCTGACGTGCCCCGATGGGGTTTGGAGGAGGAGCAGGGACGGGAGCTTCAATACGCTCTGTTCCTGGTAGACTTGGACGATTATGCGCAGCGTACTGTGTCCTGGACGGAACAGGAGCGCAAGCTGTGGAATTTTGCGGTGCGCAATGTGCTGCAGGAGGCGATCCCGGGCCAGAAGCCTCATTATACAGTGGTCCAAATGCGCCAGGGGGAGTGGTGCGTCCTGCTGCAATTCGAGCGTTCGGGCAATGCTGCTAGTTCACCGCAGATGCAGGAGTGGGCCCGGGAAATCCAGCGGGCGGTCAAGGACCATATCAAGCTAACGGTCAGTCTGGCTTGGGAGCAGGGGCTCCTGGAGATCGGGGGACTGTCCCAGACGTACATGAAGCTGCAGCGCGGCTTGATGCTGCAAGCGGGCCATGAACAGCTGCTCCCTATGACGGAGGACGCGCTGGCGCGCGATGCGGCTGCGGTGTCGGAATGGCAGCTTGTTGAGGAAATCACTTCAGGTCTGAAAATGTACGACAAATCGAAGGTCGAGCAGGGGCTTGGTCAGTTGAAGGCCAATTTGCCGCATATTTCCGAGCGTTCGGCGCTGGGAATCGAGAAATTTTTGCAATATAGCATTATTCATCTGCTCCGGGAAATGCGCGAGCTTGATTTCATGAACTCCCGGGAAGAGGGGAAGATGTGGCAGCATTTGCAGCACAGCCAGAACGTGAAGGATTTGCTGAACGTGATTTCGGAGCTGGAGAGCCACATCAGGGAGCTTGAGATCAATAAGAAATCCAGCGAGCTGCTGATGATTTCGGCCGGAGAATATATTCAGCGCAATTTGAGTACGGACATTGGGGTCGACGACATTGCGAATCACCTGAATATCAGTTCTAGCTATTTCAGTCATCTGTTTAAGAACCATTACGGGGAGACGTTCGTTGAACATTTGCGAAAACAGCGCATGGAGCTTGCCAAGACGATGCTAAGGTTGACTTCCCGCAGCGTAACCGAAATCGGCGCCCTGGTCGGCTATAGCGACAGGCGTTATTTCTCCAAGGTATTCCAGCGCTATACCGGCGTAACTCCGACCGAGTACCGGGAACAGGAAGAGGCGCGAGGGAGCGGTAATGTGCCGGAGAATGCGGGTGCGGATTCCAACAAGCAGCAAATATAA
- a CDS encoding carbohydrate ABC transporter permease: MTKKLKGSLAHILLMIYLLVILYPFLFVLFSSVKTDNLAIAQNPFGFPKEFQWSNYVEAWVNAKISTYFLNSLYIAVIAAVATIIMASMASFALTRMRFTKLSPMLYQIIILGILIPGNALLLPIYNLMRSTNLLDTHWALLIPYAANSIPFSVVILTAFMKSLPSEIEEAAVVDGLRSPGIFARVVMPLTVPALVTVFIVNFLGNWNEFLLANYFLSEDSLKTLPVGMVGFRDAFSINYAQMSAGIVYSVVPVMVIYAILQEKIIEGLTAGGVKG, from the coding sequence ATGACAAAAAAACTCAAGGGCAGCCTGGCTCATATCCTGTTGATGATTTATTTGCTGGTCATATTGTATCCATTCTTGTTCGTGCTGTTCTCATCGGTGAAGACCGACAATCTGGCGATTGCCCAAAATCCGTTCGGCTTTCCGAAAGAATTCCAGTGGTCGAACTACGTGGAAGCCTGGGTGAATGCGAAAATCAGCACTTATTTTCTGAATAGCTTGTACATTGCTGTCATTGCCGCGGTAGCTACGATCATCATGGCTTCCATGGCCTCCTTCGCGCTTACCCGGATGCGGTTCACGAAGCTTAGCCCGATGCTGTATCAGATCATCATTCTAGGCATACTCATACCGGGAAATGCCTTGCTGCTGCCAATATATAATTTGATGCGCTCGACGAACCTGCTGGATACGCACTGGGCGCTGCTCATCCCCTATGCGGCGAATTCTATCCCGTTTTCGGTCGTCATTTTAACGGCTTTTATGAAATCGCTGCCCAGTGAGATCGAGGAAGCTGCCGTCGTGGACGGGCTTAGATCTCCCGGCATTTTTGCCCGAGTGGTGATGCCGCTAACGGTTCCGGCGCTTGTGACGGTCTTTATCGTTAATTTTCTCGGCAACTGGAATGAATTTTTGCTTGCCAATTACTTTCTGTCCGAGGACTCGCTTAAGACGCTCCCAGTGGGGATGGTAGGCTTCCGTGACGCATTCAGCATTAACTATGCGCAAATGTCGGCCGGAATCGTCTACAGTGTCGTACCCGTCATGGTAATCTATGCCATTCTGCAAGAGAAGATCATTGAAGGTTTGACGGCCGGAGGGGTAAAAGGATAG
- a CDS encoding sugar ABC transporter permease, whose product MNKAMRSPLMYALFLIPTFVGIVLFFVYPVINAAFYSFTDWNGIAKTYNFTGLANYTKSMSQNAFWVSVRNNGFFILFSVFIQVPLIILFSLLIANVKKLKGLYKTAVFMPSVMSTAVIGILWGFIYEPDIGLFNNVLGLFGIDKVYWLSDRNWAMISILITNAWQWTGFYIVMVLAAIISIPKELDEAAMIDGATGFQRAMRITMPLIMPIVSVVIMLSIAGAMKAADIIIVMTKGGPAGSTEVMATYMLKHSITSFKYGYGNSIAVLIFIFTLIITALYQVLVVRRTERIEY is encoded by the coding sequence ATGAATAAGGCGATGAGAAGTCCGCTGATGTATGCGTTGTTCCTGATCCCGACCTTTGTCGGTATCGTATTATTTTTTGTTTATCCCGTAATTAATGCCGCATTTTACAGCTTCACTGATTGGAACGGGATTGCCAAGACGTATAACTTCACCGGGTTAGCAAATTATACGAAGTCCATGAGCCAAAACGCTTTTTGGGTGTCGGTTAGAAATAACGGTTTCTTTATTTTGTTTTCTGTTTTTATTCAAGTTCCGCTGATTATCCTATTCTCGCTTTTGATCGCAAACGTCAAGAAGCTGAAGGGGCTGTATAAAACGGCCGTGTTTATGCCTTCCGTCATGTCGACGGCAGTGATCGGTATTTTGTGGGGATTCATTTATGAACCGGATATCGGGCTGTTCAACAATGTGCTTGGACTATTCGGCATCGACAAAGTTTATTGGCTGTCGGACCGGAACTGGGCCATGATCTCCATTCTGATCACGAACGCCTGGCAGTGGACAGGGTTCTATATCGTCATGGTGCTGGCTGCAATCATATCCATTCCGAAGGAGCTGGACGAAGCGGCGATGATTGACGGAGCGACAGGCTTCCAGCGGGCTATGAGGATCACGATGCCGCTTATCATGCCGATCGTGTCGGTTGTCATCATGCTGTCGATCGCCGGAGCCATGAAAGCGGCGGACATTATTATCGTCATGACCAAGGGCGGACCGGCCGGCTCTACCGAGGTGATGGCCACCTACATGCTGAAGCATTCCATCACCAGCTTTAAATACGGATACGGGAACAGCATCGCGGTCTTGATTTTTATTTTTACACTTATCATTACTGCGCTTTATCAAGTCCTTGTAGTGAGAAGAACGGAAAGGATCGAATATTGA
- a CDS encoding extracellular solute-binding protein: MRKSLIMMLSLIFVAGALVAGCGKSSNSVEPVNTGANGGNAQQNSKAEPFELKMRHIEIGEPNKNRLARLEAVKKRIEEQVPGLTIKLDGVDSEVNRKDKLRSEMAAGNPPDIFDAFGSPDIGVYAKEGLVLDIGPILDELNLRDRFINLDPWTYDGKIYGLPKGGSIEGYFYNKEYFAAKGLEVPKTLAELEALAEKVKADGKVPFAQGSKDAWVPLMTTNNLWAYYAGADFTAGFKTGESKWNDPKMVEAVSKHQEWVKKGYFKKGELGIDYNSQRNQLLTDEAVMMYDGSWASSVFNDEVGADGKSKFGFFVMPPLNEGDGFSSMVDSNNGYGFSAKVAEDPQKLEAVKTFIKVFYSDEVQLQSLKEDGLLPSMILNEEDLEANAANDLVKEIILRMNELEYKWPAFDALVQAEVNTELSSGIHRVIEGVQDPQAMLDALQKVQDEANAAGQ, encoded by the coding sequence GTGAGAAAAAGTCTGATCATGATGTTAAGTCTGATTTTTGTAGCCGGCGCTCTGGTGGCGGGCTGCGGAAAAAGCAGCAATTCCGTGGAGCCGGTAAATACGGGCGCCAATGGCGGAAATGCGCAGCAAAACAGCAAAGCGGAGCCGTTTGAGCTGAAAATGCGCCATATCGAAATCGGGGAACCGAATAAAAACCGCTTGGCTCGCTTGGAGGCCGTGAAGAAGAGGATCGAAGAGCAGGTTCCTGGTTTGACGATCAAGCTTGACGGTGTGGACAGCGAAGTTAACCGGAAAGACAAGCTGAGAAGCGAAATGGCTGCAGGCAATCCTCCGGATATTTTCGATGCCTTCGGCAGCCCGGATATCGGCGTATACGCGAAAGAAGGCTTAGTCCTCGACATCGGTCCAATTCTGGATGAGTTGAACTTGAGAGACCGTTTCATCAACTTGGATCCTTGGACATACGATGGCAAAATATACGGCCTGCCAAAAGGCGGATCGATCGAAGGCTATTTCTATAATAAAGAGTACTTTGCTGCAAAAGGGCTGGAAGTCCCGAAAACGCTAGCTGAATTGGAAGCGCTTGCCGAGAAGGTGAAGGCTGACGGCAAGGTTCCTTTCGCCCAAGGTTCCAAGGATGCTTGGGTACCGCTCATGACGACGAATAACCTGTGGGCGTACTATGCCGGAGCCGATTTCACGGCCGGATTCAAGACCGGTGAATCGAAGTGGAATGATCCGAAAATGGTCGAGGCCGTGAGCAAGCATCAGGAATGGGTGAAGAAGGGTTATTTCAAGAAAGGTGAGCTTGGCATCGACTACAATAGCCAGCGCAACCAGCTGCTGACGGATGAAGCCGTAATGATGTACGACGGTTCCTGGGCTTCTTCCGTGTTCAACGACGAGGTGGGCGCTGACGGCAAGAGCAAGTTTGGCTTCTTCGTCATGCCACCGCTGAATGAAGGAGACGGCTTCAGCTCGATGGTTGACTCGAACAACGGCTATGGCTTCTCCGCAAAGGTAGCGGAAGATCCGCAGAAGCTGGAAGCGGTCAAAACATTCATTAAGGTCTTTTACAGCGATGAAGTTCAATTGCAAAGTCTGAAGGAGGACGGTTTGCTTCCTTCCATGATTTTGAATGAGGAAGATCTGGAGGCCAATGCGGCTAATGATCTGGTTAAGGAAATCATTCTGCGCATGAATGAACTAGAGTATAAATGGCCTGCGTTCGATGCCTTGGTGCAGGCTGAGGTCAACACCGAGCTTAGCAGCGGTATCCATCGCGTCATCGAAGGCGTTCAAGATCCGCAGGCTATGCTTGACGCCCTGCAAAAAGTACAAGACGAAGCGAATGCAGCCGGACAATAA